gctttaaaatgttcttatatgaaattttgttcaatagaTTTTAAGCCAGATGCGTATCTTTTTATAACTAAGCCGAAAGTGGTGACTGCTAAGCGTTCTTATCCGTCTTTGGAggataaatttcttgaaaaatcccacataaagaagaaaaatttgaagaatttcctGGTTGATGTTGATAATGAGCTGCCAAATGAAAGGTTTGAAGCCACAAGTGAAGCTTTTAAAGAGATACAACAAGTGGAAAATAGTGTTCGGGATGAAACGAAGGCAGATACTACTACAACAACGACACCTAAGAGTACCTCAACAACGATGACGACACCGACGACTACCACAAGTTCATCTACGACGACGCCGATGACGACTGCGAGCTCTTCTGAGACAACTTCGATGACGACTGCAAGCTCTTCTGTGAATACTGAGATGTCAACGACACAATCTGAGTCTTCTACGACCGTTTCTGAGTCTCTAACAACAGAAATTGGGTCTACGACCGTTTCTGAGTATTCTACGACAGCCTCCGAGTCTTCGACAACAACAGTTACACCTGTTTCTCCCTCAACGACATCACCAACACCATCAGAGACTCCTTCAACATCAACAACGACGACAGAAACTCCTTCAACAACAACTCAAACCTCCgatattttggaaaaactcGACCAAATAATCACTGACGAGGAGTTTACCGACGAAATTGCATCCGAAGTTGCCAGCGAATTGCTTGACGATGTCCCTTCTACCATTTTAACTGACGATCCAAAGGACTATTTACCGGATTACTCGGCAGAATCtgaagaaaaagacaaaaatgtaGTGATAACGGACACTTTCACCGAGGATAACGACATTGAGGAGTCAGAAAAAGCTGGAAAATCTCGTCGTTACATCGATACAGGACGAAGTGGCAACCTAATTGACAGCAAACCACTTGTTTCTGCtgataaattcttcaaaaacttACGAAAACAATTCGAAAAGGACATGTTGATACCAGTTGTAGcggaaaaatctgaaaaaccatcaaaagaGGTTGTGACTGAGAGGAAAATGAACGCTTATGACGCTTTAACAACGACTTTGAGGCCAGTTGAGAcaaaattcgatgaaaaaattaaacaaaaaacgttAATAAAGGTCATCACTGAGCCAACTTTTGAAGAAACAACGACTTCTGATCCAAGGTTCAACTTTGAAACGgctgaaaatgttcaaacGACGACAACTGAGGCAGTTCCAACTGAAGTAGAGACAACAACTCTTACAAAAACGACTGAATTTGAAGAGATTTTAACAACTGAGGCACCAACAACGACCTTGAACCCACAATTAACGACCGAATTTTTACCAGAAACTACCACAACGACAAAATTACCTCccaaaaagcacaaaaaacgcGTCAAAAGttctttgaataatttaaatttcttcgcaGACTTCACCGAAGAGGATATCGAAGTACTCAAATCGTTATTCCGAAGTGCCAAAAAGTCGTCACGCagtaaaaaagagaaaagaagTCATCCGGATGACGTTGTCTATCCCTCATCAGCCTCCGATGACACTCAAACAACAATGACTGATGCCAATTTTGAAGTTACAACAACTCCGTTGCCCGAAAGTATGATCGCTGCCTATGACATCCCGCAACATGACCCCAGGGAACGCGAAATGACGTCAAATCACATCAACCAACCGTTGCATCAAAAACGCGCCGCTCAAGGATTGTTCTCAAAAACTTTAGAATCAAACGGACTTTTCTCGAAGCTCAcggtaaaaagtgaaaaacccGATTTGTTGGCCCTGAAAGCACCAAGAGCCCAACAACCGCCACCTTCCGACGGTTTATTCTCAAAATTGACGGAAAAAGAACGCGAAAAAGGCACTTGGCTGGATCAGGTCGGCCAAAATATGGAGAAAAAGAAGCCAGCGTGGGTGGAAAAGTTGGAAAATGAGACGAGCGAGGAGCGGGAACAACGCATCGAGAacgatttacaaaaaatgatcaaacttGTGGGAGTTTTGAGTAAAGTTGATGGCTTCTTAATGGATCGCACACGATCTGCCGTCCGAAAATTGAGTACTTTGCTGGATGATGACGTCGGCGGATCCGAAGCTAAGCGACGTAAGCGACGCaatcacttttattattaattattttagtaattttattttttttataagtttttgtaaataaaaaaaaagtcagttAAAGTGGTTTAGCTTTTTTGTTCTTCGGGGAAGTCGTGCTTTTGCTTGATCGCCATGTCAACTTTTTCCACGAGTTGGGTGGCGGTATTGGCAGTTTCTTGCACAATGCCCTTTACGGCAGTGTTGAGTTGTTCCGAGACGCCGCCAGCTTGTCCTTGCAAGGCAGTTGCGAGTTTTTGGGTTTCAGCGACGATGCCTTGGAATTGTTGGCCAACAGAttcctgttaaaaatttaaaaaaaaaatgaaaattatttctttttttttaaatttttttattaaattttctaaagaaaaatttttcgaaaaaaaaaataattcaaaaaaactaaaattttcgttcTGATTTTGATTCAGATAATAACGAAATtacacgatgaaaaaaaaataaaaatttttaatgaataattttaaaattttcattcgcttttcaaagtatttatggtctttttaaaatttttacttcaacgTTTTGTATTTTCAAGCCTTAAAggtcagaaaaatttaataaactcaGGAACACAAACTGATTTGgactctaatttttattttgaattagcgaaagagcgattttcaaatttttaacggtaattttttgaattgacatttataaaaaattggatgaaattttcattaaaaagcaatttcGTGCCTTCTTCTGTACCATTATGTCTAAATTTGAACAATCTTGAACtgaaatacaatttaaaaatactcaaagtgataattttttataagattttatgggttttggaataaaaaaatctcaaaaagacCTTGACACAGttctttggtaaaattttggtCTTGACAtggtttttttatgtaaaattttaccttgacacggttttgaaaataaatatgtcaagcaataattttgtagaattaaatttttttttaatgattttagcGGTTTCATGactcaaaagacaaaaaaatttaaaaaaatctaaaattcttcacaaaaacttttttttaaatttttttaaatttaatttgaaattaatttaaatcagactaaaatttaaaataaaaaaaatcttaccttgtATTGTTGTGTAGCTTTAACCAAATCCGGATTTTGTTCTTGCAACTTCTTGACGGCATTTTGTAAAGTAGTTGTCAAGCCTTGAACTTTCTCATTGACAGCACCTTGTTGGCTGGCCAACGTATCTTGGATGGTTTTAACGAACTCTCCGACCTTTGTGGCATACATTTCCGTTTTTGTCTGCACAGTACTCAACAATTGATCTTTGTTCTCAATACCAGCAGCTTCGAGGAATTTCGAGGACAAAGTGGCGACTTGTTGTTGCGCCTGTTGGAAAAGGTCAGCGAAGAGAGCATTGAAGTCCGGAGCAGCTGGTGGCCCTGACGCAGCTGTGTCACGCTTAACGATGCCAGCATAAGCGttcttgtttgaaaaaaaaaaaataaaataaagaaaaatttggacATGAAACAAAGAAGAAGAGCGACATTAAATTCGGAACATGGCATGTGACTTTGTATGgttctattaaattattaatagagGAAGATGCGATGATTGTTATGCAAAATGTGTTTCAATTACGTTTTTGTCGTGGTTTTATTAAATCGTTACACACTTGTCTTGTTGacgattttgtgataaaaagcagggtcgaaaaaacttttgtgtcaaaaaaatgaagcttaaatttttgcttgaaaataattcacgataaaaacttaaaaagcataaaattgttaaggtaaaattttaattcaaaactcaagtttaattttaaaaaaaattatcaaaaattgatcagtTAGTCCaaaacttaagaatttttgacttaatcttATGTTAAAGgtcaaacatatttttcgatttttttttaattaaagcttttaagccttatatgttttttaagttcatgcttaagttttttaagtttcttaagttttcttacgttattttaagttttcatattttttttttaagtttatgtcattttttttaaggaattaagtcgaaaattaaaacttttttaatttaaaaaattgctttacttttaaagagtaaaaaaaaataaagttggtagaaatttgtcatgaagttaaaaattttgacttaatattttatgcacAAGTTTAattcaactaaatttatttttttaaaattaattctcagAAGTTCCATTaagcaaaaatgaaattatttttttaaccctgataaaaaaaatcacacacaaaGACAAGTCGTCTCCTCTGTGacgaaaaattcacaaaataaaatagaatctCGTACAAAGTGATAAGAATACGGATGCTCTTCTTATCAGTAATTCtcgtcacaaatttttttcactcgcCTTCAAGTTCTTTCGTAATTTCTTACCTGCGCAAGGAACGCAACACAGATCGTAATCAACAACTTTGAATTCATGACGACGACAAACTTTTTACTATTATTCAatactttgataaaaataataattaattagacaAGACACGTCCAAGTCAAAGAATCAACTTTCTACCTGAGACTTCTTCTTCGAGCGACGACTAAACGACAACtgacttacaaatttttttttagctatccttaattttatttttcgtgcgCGCACGACGAAACGAACAATGGATAGACGAAGGTAGGCAATATAGGCAcgttaaattctttaataggTAATGCGAGAGCTTTGAAttgaattggaaaaaaaattgaagagaaaGAGAGTCGCATTTCAAGCAAAAGTCACAGAGGtcagacattttaattttttatgaccaATTTTTGACGATTAATTGGTGATCGAAGTGACTTGTTAgaatatatttacaaaacaaaacaaaaaatccatgAGAAATTCTAGCGagcaattataattaattagcgttgtgatgataattaattgatgCAAATTACCCAGAAAtattcaaaacgaaaaaaaaaacgttacaaTGAAGCAATCGTTagtatttattacaaaatcagtgaatttaaattcaatttaaaatgtaaaaaaaagtctaactAGATTTTTCTCTCTGATTGTGttggtaaatattttgatggcATAAGGTCAAGAACATTGttatcattttaaagaaaCGTAGAAGCttagcgaaaaaaagtttagtaaaaaataaatgatattattAAGTTGATATGTTGTGATTAGAGCGCATTTTTGTTTGGaaacacaatttaaaatttattttaaaaaatcttaggattaatcttaaatattttaagaccttaattatttataaagttcATAAGAatactttgaaatttaattttttttgaccaatatttaaaaactttcaatgtggaaaaattattttaaaaattttttattatttttaaattatttattttatttatttattatttatttattttattaaattaaaattaaattaaatttaaattaatttatttcttataaattaaattaattaatttaataaattaaaaaatctttatttatctttaattaagtattttttcgatttttctcctaaaatttgttcataattttggttatttttttaaacgttttttaattgttttccaatataatttttgaaaataaaaaaaaattatttattaattttatttataaaaaaaaacagaaattaaatattatgcgctttaaaataaaattaagataacaacttatattcaatttcaatttttaaaaattaaaactttaaatttattatttttttcacaaaacttttaaatattcaaaaagaaaaaaattaaattttaattaaactaaaaaataaattcaaaatattaaaaaaaaataatttaatttaaataattaaattaaaattaaaatattaaaaaaaattgatcatatttaaataaaagttctaaaaaattataagaatttattaaaataaaattttaaaaaatacattaagatacaaagaacttttaaaaacCCGGACAGATTCttatttctcacaaaaaacgaatttttattcgCAAATCAACACAAACATTAACACGTAATCGatatgttttcaaaataaaaatcttatccACTTCTCACAAAACTTGTCACATCGCATAATACATCTACTCATCACCCAAAACATCAACAGAACCTGTTTCTTAATCCAATTTTTGGATCAAAGGACCATTGAACGTTCATTTACCTAAACTACGAAAAAACTCCTGTTGTTGTCTCTGTCCCACtcgtatttttatgtttttttcattaacacaaagacacgaaaaaaacacCCGAAAATTGTTAATCTGTTCATTCTTCTGCGCAAACAAGAATCAGTTGTTAGAGAGACGTTGTCAGTTTtggaccaacaaaaaaaaatcttttgtaaaaaaaaatatcacaaaaaaatcagcatggCCAAATTCAcacttttgtttgttcttGTTTTGTGCGTCGTCGttcaggtaagaatttttttttaatgttttgttttgaaaaaaaagcaaaagtttAAAGTGCAATGCGCTGATGAAAGTGTCAAGTCTTATCAAGTTATTGAGTAAACATGTGAAATAATCGTCCGGAAGCTTCTTCTATAATATTTAGTTGATAATGGTcccttttttcattgtttcatcatcattgtgttattttttcagattgcTTTTTGTGCTCGCATCAAGCGTGAAGATGAGGCCACCACCGCTTCGTCACTCGATGTTGTTGggcaaaaattgaatgttgGTTTGGATGCCACTAAGCAAGCTTTTGAATCGACTTTTACACAAGAAAATGctgaggtaagatttttttaaattttttcacgacatttttaaaaatattattttttgtagaaaatcgGAAATGCTCTCAAGGACGTTGGAAAccaatttttggacaaaattaagaaagcttttgaataaaaaatgaaaattttatcccatttttttattaattaatattttaagcaataaaatttgtttcgcACACATGATAGTGATTTCTTCTCTTCTCGTATATTCtaagataaaattataaaaaacaattaagaaCTTCCTTCAGCTTCAGCATCTCCGGATTTTGTAGCTTTTTTGAAAGCCTCACTGAGATCACCAACGCCCTTTGTCAATTTATCCTTGGCATCATCAAAAAACTTGGAGAATTCctgattttttatgtaaaataattttttttagtaaatttaatattttttttttttaatttaaaaataaacttaaatcaacaaaattttatttaaaaaaaatataaaaatatttttaaatttattttttttttaaatttta
The sequence above is drawn from the Culicoides brevitarsis isolate CSIRO-B50_1 chromosome 1, AGI_CSIRO_Cbre_v1, whole genome shotgun sequence genome and encodes:
- the LOC134837532 gene encoding uncharacterized protein LOC134837532; amino-acid sequence: MTSQYCLKRHFSTYDDQAHKRKCIYFLVLIGIFIVASVVGLVMIFFVDESVVGQKFRKATNFFDIRGELFNFVPVKVLSKPEISEHFKPDAYLFITKPKVVTAKRSYPSLEDKFLEKSHIKKKNLKNFLVDVDNELPNERFEATSEAFKEIQQVENSVRDETKADTTTTTTPKSTSTTMTTPTTTTSSSTTTPMTTASSSETTSMTTASSSVNTEMSTTQSESSTTVSESLTTEIGSTTVSEYSTTASESSTTTVTPVSPSTTSPTPSETPSTSTTTTETPSTTTQTSDILEKLDQIITDEEFTDEIASEVASELLDDVPSTILTDDPKDYLPDYSAESEEKDKNVVITDTFTEDNDIEESEKAGKSRRYIDTGRSGNLIDSKPLVSADKFFKNLRKQFEKDMLIPVVAEKSEKPSKEVVTERKMNAYDALTTTLRPVETKFDEKIKQKTLIKVITEPTFEETTTSDPRFNFETAENVQTTTTEAVPTEVETTTLTKTTEFEEILTTEAPTTTLNPQLTTEFLPETTTTTKLPPKKHKKRVKSSLNNLNFFADFTEEDIEVLKSLFRSAKKSSRSKKEKRSHPDDVVYPSSASDDTQTTMTDANFEVTTTPLPESMIAAYDIPQHDPREREMTSNHINQPLHQKRAAQGLFSKTLESNGLFSKLTVKSEKPDLLALKAPRAQQPPPSDGLFSKLTEKEREKGTWLDQVGQNMEKKKPAWVEKLENETSEEREQRIENDLQKMIKLVGVLSKVDGFLMDRTRSAVRKLSTLLDDDVGGSEAKRRKRRNHFYY
- the LOC134827147 gene encoding uncharacterized protein LOC134827147, translating into MNSKLLITICVAFLAQNAYAGIVKRDTAASGPPAAPDFNALFADLFQQAQQQVATLSSKFLEAAGIENKDQLLSTVQTKTEMYATKVGEFVKTIQDTLASQQGAVNEKVQGLTTTLQNAVKKLQEQNPDLVKATQQYKESVGQQFQGIVAETQKLATALQGQAGGVSEQLNTAVKGIVQETANTATQLVEKVDMAIKQKHDFPEEQKS